The segment AGGAGAGCCGGAACGTCCGCAACAATATGAAGCGGGCCGAGGACGGGCGCTTTTTCCCATGCATGGTATGCGCTCGCCAGCGAATACGGTATGTCGGATATGACCTGGCCTTGCGCGAGCATATGAACTACCTGATCGTGTCCTCTTAGCGCGCTCAAGAAATCCATGGTAATGTATTCCGGAAGCACCCATCCGATTCCTGCCAAAAATCCGGTGAAATAGTCCGACCACGAGATTGCAACTGCGATATTGCCGATCGCATATTCCATCAAAAGATCCCAGCCTATGATCCACGCAATCAATTCTCCAAAAGACGCATATGCGTAAGTATATGCGCTTCCTGCGACGGGAATCATGGACGCAAATTCAGCATAACACATGGCAGAAAATCCGCACGCAATAGCGGTAAAAACAAAAAGCAAAGAAACTGCCGGGCCTCCGCTTGCTGCGGCGTTTCCTATCGTACTGAAAATTCCGGCACCGACTACCGCCGCAATTCCAAATGCAGTCAGATCGCGCACCGTAAGCGTTCGATTCAGCTTCGCGCCATGAGATTCTTCCAATAATCCTTTTTCCGCTTCATCCAGAATATGCTGCACCGATTTGGTGCGGAATAAATTTTTGAGCATCCTGATTCCGTTCGTTTTATGAACTTACGCTGTTAAAATTATTAACAAAGTTGAAATATAGAAATGCGTTTAAAAAAATATTGATGGGGACGGCAAAAAAGTTTAAGTAATTCGCCGTTTTATAGCAAGCAATTATTGAAATGGGTTAGAATTACGAGTTCTTTATTATGAAAAATTTCTGACTCGAGCTTCAGCCCTATGTTACGTGTTCAGAGAAGGGTGCTCTTCGGGCACCCATTCTCCTTACACGTTAACTGATCAAAAAAATTGATAACACGTTACTAAAAAGTCAAACGCAGACTGGCGCCGGGTCTGCCTTTATCCATCATGGTCATACCCACATCGAATCCTTGGGCTTTATTGTGGTTGCGTACACACTTGCGCGCATCAAATAATTGCCAGATGTAAACACCAACGCCGACAACGGCTGCGGAGGCGACTGCGGCCACTTCGCCATTGCTCAATTTCTTGATCTTGGTGGTGCGAACTTCATAATCGTCTCCTTCTATATCGGTGACAATGACCTTTCGCTCTGCGGCAATTCCGGTGACCACACCGGCGCAAATGGCTTCGGTAAATGCGATACCGATTCCCCGCCAGGTCTTACCGGCATAGATCTGCCCGAAACCGGGCGCGCCTAACGAAAGAATGACCCCCAGACGCTCGTCTTTTTGGATCTTCTGTTGGGCATTCGTCGACGACGAAACCGTGAAAAGGATAATCAATAATACCGACAACCAAATAAACGGGCGTTTGCGTTCCGGTCGTTGTTTTAATTCCCTGAAATCATGCATATATTTTTTCCTTTTATTAATTTAAATTAAATGCGCCTTTTATACGCGCCGCATCAAAAATGGTTTCATGTTTCTATTTAAGCGAATACAGCTATGGACATTTCATAAACGTATTTTCCAATTCGGACATATCACGCCCTGGAATCGGCATTTGACGTAATGAAATTCTAAAGTCGCTAACAAGGCTCTCGATAAGTCTAATTTTAGTCAATGATACTAATTACTTGTTCAGAAATTTCCTCCAATGATTTCAATTTCACATCGGCAATATCGTATTTCGTGTGATCCCACACGCAGTGTTCCGGAATACAAATCGTCTTCATACGAGCGGCTTTCGCTGCGATCAGTCCGTTAAACGAATCTTCTATAGCAAGGCAGGATGTGGGATCAACATTCAACAATTTGGCTGCAGTAAGATAAATCGCCGGATGCGGCTTGCCGTACATCTCGTTTTCCCCGGAATGAATTATTTCAAATTCGGAATGCAAATTGAACTTGCTCAAAACAGCATTAATCAAAACCATATCGGAAGAAGACGCCAGAGCAATTTTTATTTTTTTATTCTTAAAAAACCGAAGGGCGTATTTAACGCCGGAAATAAGTTCGCCGCGCTGATTCACCAAGTTAATAACGCCCATTACAATTTCATCCTGGACCTGTTTCAGCCGCATCCCGTTCCACGGACAGCGCCGGTACCAGTGTTGTACCACTTCATCAATTCGTAAGCCGATCGTTTGACGGCACATATCGTCGGTAATATCGATTCCTACTTTTTTAAAAACCACTTTCTCGGCAGCCTGCCAGAATGGTTCCGAATCGATCAAAATGCCGTCCATATCAAAGATCACGGCTTCAATCATGATAACGATTCTCGCAATTTTTTGTCCGCCAGAATTTCCATTGCGTGCGACGCCTTGAGTTTCTTATCGCCATGTTCGATATACACAGGCCCGATCTGCGAGGCAACGATCATCGCTTCCATATTCAGCAGTTTATTCCGCTGTCCTATTGCAATCAGCGCCTCGTACATCGCCTGCCGCGCCCGGTTTTCCATCAATTGAATTTCTTTTCCTATGGCGTGCAGATGCTGAATGAATTCGTCATCAGAAAGACTTTCCTTCTCATGTGCGATGTAAGACATTACAGTATACCCGCAACGCCTCACATATTCTTCGTTGGAATTGATCCATTGAAGCATCTTCAATTTTGCAAATGATGACAGCGCCACCACGTTACCAACAAACTCATCGGCAACTGCATAATAATGAATCCGCGTAATCCAATCGTCCATTAAGCTTTCGTTTATCGCATTCTGTTCGACGATCATCGTCGCGAGTATTTGCGCATCGATGTTATTCGATTTCCATAATTCCAGAGCTAAGCGCTGATCGGAACCTATTTTTTTTTTTAGTCTTTTGAATTGCGCAGTACTCACGCCGAAATAATTACCCGTCGCGCCGTGTAAAACGTAAGCCGCACGTAATTTCTCAGTCCCAACCCGTTCCAACGCTGCCATTGTTTCCTGAAACGTCACGGTTTGCCTTTCTTTGATGCAATGCGTCCCAATTCTGTGATGGCCGACAAGTGGTGGTCATCGTGCTCTGCCGTAAAATACACCATATCCACCACGCGCATCGGTCTTTGGATACGCGGATGAAGTGCGATGACCTGATGAGTTTCATCGTCGAGACTCTCAAGCCGGTGTATAAACCGGTTTCGCGACTCGCGAAAAGCCTTTAGTATGTTGTCTATGGTATTCCGGTTATGATTGGCATCGTGCGTTTTTCGATTCGTTCCGTCCCAGGCGCGCAGCGTCTTTGCGCGGAAAATAAAATCATCCACACGCCCGCTGTGGAGTTCGTCCAGATCGAGTAAATGTCCGGCATGTTCCTGAATTGACCAACCGTGTTCCGGCTTAACAGTCAGTATTCCTTTCGGCATTCCGCGCAACAATTCTTCCAATCGCGCCGGCGTGCCGCGGATACGTTCCATAAAATTAGGAAACATTCCTAAAGGATAACCCAACTCAAAATTTCGTTCGATCCATTTTATTCTTGTGATCATAATGCAGCCCGCAGCATTTTATTATTTTGAACTGACCTTTTTTCAGTGGCGTTATTTACATTATTTCCATTTCAACTGTTTTTTCTTTTTTGAAGGTCGCCAGACCCACCATCATCAACAGCGCCGTTGCAATGATGACAAAAAACAAGACCCCTTCATTGAAATTCTTCAATAAAAGCCATTCGGGAATACTGTAAAACAGGATAATGGTAATCAACCCTCTGGGCATCAAAAATAGTTCCGGGAATAGATTTCCTTTTAAAAAACTTTTCAAATACAGAAAACGTACCGCCAGCAAAACCAGAATGATGGCCGTTCCCATCATGACAACTTCGGGATGGGTCAAAGAAATAATGTCTATGGAGTAGCCAAACAAAATAAAAAAGAAGGTTCTTATCAGAAAAGCCGACTCGGCAGTAATGGAACGCATTTGTTCCAACAAGCCGGGTAATATGGATAAGTCGACATGTTTTGTAACGATAGCCGGGACAGAGGAAAAGTTATTAATCAAAATCCCAAAGACTAGAATAAGCAGTAGTGAAGGCAGATGATATATTTTTCCTATCCCATACAACATCAACAGCAGCGCAAAAATCATAAAAAACTTAATATGCGTTTTGATCCGCGCAAGCGTAAAGAAAAGCAAAAATGAAGCAACAAGAGAAATGAGAATCACTAAAATCAAAGTGCCGCCAAACGTTACCAAAGAGCCGAGTTTAAGGACGCGCTCGGTGATGAGAAAGTTAAATAGCATAATACCGATGATGTCGGAAAAAGAAGCCTCGTATACTAGAAACTCTTTTTTATCAGGCGCCAAATGCACAACCGTCGGAATCACGATAGCGCTGCTGATGATAGAAAAAGGAATTGAGTACACCAGACAAATCCGAAAAGGCTGCTCCATCCAATAGTACAAAACACCGGCGAGTAAAAAACTCGATATAAACAAAATGAGTAATGCCGATAGGAATGAATTCCGAATGAGCGGCACACGTTCTTTGGTTAATTTTAAATCTAACGATGCTTCCAGAACGATCATGATCAGCCCGAGTGTGCCCAAAAACTCCACATACGGCCGTATTTTTTCCAGATAAATGCCTGTATACGCCGATGTTTGGCTCAAGGCAACTCCTGTGGCCATCAAAAGCAAAACGGATGGAATTTTTGACCATCGGCTGAATTGATCAAAGAGATACGAGGCTAGAACAAGCCCGCTCAGGATAATGATAGTTGTATTGGTATTAATGTCCACGAAACCCTGGTCGTTATTGATTTTTTAGATCTATGACCCGATATAGGTCAGTCCTGCGATCATGCCAATTCAGCACGCTGCCTGTTTGTCGGTTTTTCTTCAGCAGTTCCAGATCAACTTCATCCACAATGATCGTTTCCACATTCGGCGTCGCTTCGGATTGGATCGCATCGCGCGTAAACGGAATATCCGAAGGCGAAAATATGGCCGATTGTGCGTAATGCACGTCCAGATTTTTCACATCGGGAAGGTTTCCTACGCTGCCGGCGATAGCAACATACACATGGTTTTCAATGCAGCGCGCCTGGGCGCAGTAACGCACGCGAAGATAGCCATATCTCTCATCCGTGCAGAACGGAACAAAAATGATCTGCGCGCCTTGTTCTACAGCCATCCGGCTCAGTTCGGGAAATTCAATATCATAACATATCTGAATGGATATTTTCCCTTTGTCTGTATCAAATACTCTTAATTCATTTCCTGCCTTGACGCCCCACCACACCTTTTCATTCGGCGTGATATGCAGTTTGTACTGTTTGTCCAAAGTACCGTCTCTTCGAAAGAGATGAGATATATTATAAAGATCATCTCCTTCGACGGTAAAATGAGACCCTCCGATAATATTGATATTATATTTTATGGACAAACGATTGAACAGTTCGAGATAATTGGAAGTAAATTTCGCCAACTGGCGAATGGCTAAGGCCGGCCGGTCTGATGGAAGAAAAGATAACAGCTGGGTTGTAAACATTTCCGGAAATACTATAAAGTCCGATTTATAATCGGATGCGACGTCGACAAAATATTCAACTTGCCTGGCAAAATCATCGAAACCGTTTATCGACCTCATTTGATATTGCACGGCGCAAATTCTTACCGGCGCGACGCGAGCCCATTTAAGCGATTTGTGAGGAACGTAATCCAGATTGGTCCACTCCAAAAAAGTCGCAAATCCTCTTGACGCGGCATCGGACGTCATATAATTAGGGATCAATCTCTTCAACACGAACCCATTTGAAATTTGCGTGGTCAATACGGGGTCAATAAGTTTTTTATCAATGACTTTGTCTACATATTCACGCGCTTCCATTTGATCCGCATAATTATCGTACCCGGGTATGCGGCCGCCGATAACGATGCGCATCAGGTTAAACTCTCGCGCAACCTCTTTGCGGGCCTCGTATAGCCGTCGCGCCAATTTTAATCCCCGATATTCGGGGTCCACCATTATTTCTATCCCGTATAGCGTGTCTCCCTTGGAATCATGATTACGTATGAACCCTTCATCTGCAATTTCCCGCCAACTGTGCCATTCCGAATACAAATCAAAATTAAGGATGAGACTGCTTGATGAAGCGACGATCTTCGATTCATATTCTACGCAGATCTGACCTTGAGGAAAAACAGCCAATTGACTTTGAAACTGTTCCTGGCTCCACGGTTTCATACCCGGAAAACACTTCAGCTGCAGTTCCGTGACCTTCCCATAGTCTTCATAGGTAAGATTTCGTGTAACAATCTTTTTCTCAAAATCTTTTAAATACATAGGCATCCCTTGTAGATTATCGGATTATAAAGAACGATAGAGTATACGAATTTAGCGGTTTTGTTGAAAGAACTTTTAAATTAGCATACCTTTCAATGCATTCGAAGCACTTTCGCTCCGCGGGTATGTTTATATTTCAATTCAATCAAAGCGCGATTGGCGTCTTCAAGAGGAAATTCCAGGACCTCCGGCTTGATTAGAATTTCTGAGGCCAGTTGTAAAAATTCCGATACATCGTTTCGTGCCACATTTGCAACACTTTTGATTTCCTTTTCCATCCAAAGATGCCGCGCATAATCCAGCTGCAGCAAGCAATTTTTATCATCATGCTCCTTGCGGATTGCATTAATAACGAGCCGGCCGCCGGCTTTCAAATTCTTCATCGCTTCTACAACCGGTTTCCACGCAGGTGTGGAATCAATAACCGCGTTCATCATTTCCGGTGACGATTGCATTATATCGCCGGCCCATACGGCTCCTAGTTCAATTGCGAAATTACGCTCTTCCTCGCTTCGGGCAAAAACAAATATTTTTGATTCGGGAAACTGATGCTTCACGAGTTGGATCACAATATGCGCTGAAGCCCCGAATCCGGTCAGCCCCAGATTCTGGCCGTTTTTCAAGCCGGTCAAACGCAGTGAGCGGTATCCGATGGCGCCCGCGCAGAGCAGAGGCGCCGCTTCCGCATCGGAAAAAATGTCCGGGATCTTGTAGGCAAATTGTTCATCGACGGCCATATATTCCGCATAACCCCCGTCGGCGTCCCGGCCCGTCGCCCTAAAATGTTCACATAAGTTTTCTGTTCCGTTTGTGCAGAAAACACACTTCCCGCAGGTCGAAAAAATCCATGCGACACCAACACGATCCCCTATTTCGAAAAGAAAGGCATTTTTCCCTTTTTGCTCAATCCGGCCAATAACCTGATGCCCGGGAATTACCGGGAAACGCGTGGGAGGCGTTCTTCCTTCGATTTCATCCAGTTCCGTATGACACACACCGCACACTGAAATCCGGATCAAAATTTCTTTATCTCCCGCCTGCGGCTGTGGAACGGCCGCCATCATTAATGGATTTGAATTTTCAATTAATGCGGCAGTCTTATTTAAAATCATCGCTTTCATGATTATTCAATCAAATAGGGTTTGGTTAATTTTCGTGCAGTATACACACCGAAATTAATGAAACGAACACTCCGGACTTGCAGTAACTCTTTCTGCGACGAACTCGCCTTCATTTGTTTTTTCTGAAAACCGGAAAAATAAAAGACGTTAATTTCTTGTATTCGGTATAAGTCGAGCCGAAGCGCGCTTCGAGTTCTTTTTCTTCAATCAGCTTGATGTACGCAGATGCTACCAAAATAAATATCAGGCACATCATGATTCCCGATGGAGAAGCCGCCCAGATCGCTAACCCGACGTAGGCAGTAAAAACACCAAGAATCATCGGGTTTCGACAGAAACGGTACGGCCCGGTAATGATCAGACTTTGTGTCGGCATAAATGGGGACGGCGTTCCACGCCCCAAAACGAATTGTGTCCACACCGTCCATAGTCCCATCCAGGCTCCCACTATCGTGCAAACAAGCCCAATTAATCCATTCCAATAACCCCAATGAAAAAGCGGCAGCTCACAAGACCGATCCGCCGTGATCGACGCAGAGAGGAACAAAACAGGAAGGAAGATGCAAAAAAATATCAGGGCCGGAATCACCAGCGTTAATCTTTGTTTCGGGCTGTATTCCTTTTGTGCCCAATGCTCGAATTGTTTCAATTTCATTTTGAAACCGCCGATCAGGATACCGATCTTATCGGATAAATGTACCTTTAGCCCGTTTGGAGATCATGAAATAGACAGTCCACAGCAGAAACCAAACCGCACCGATGGTAAATTCACCAATGCGAAATTTCGGCGCGGCGCCCGCTATCTCCGACGGCAACCATTGCGTGATCGTGCCGTTAACCGCCACAAAGAACATATTGAAAAGAAATAAAATAATGATGAGAATAGGCGCACTTTTTCTTCGTTGAAAAAAATACACCGGTACGACCAATGAGTACAGAAGAAATACTACGTTCAGAACCACTTCAAAAGCGGCGATCGATTCAGGAATACTTTGATACGCCGGAAAAGAAACGCTTAGGATTACGTACAAAATGCGAATGGGATTAAGAATGAGCATGATGGCAACGAGAATGAGAACGCCGCCGATCCGATCATAGGGAGTTTGGTTGGATTCCATAGCCTGCCTCCTTTAGAATAGAAAATAATCTCTATGGAAATAAATTTTTAAAATAACACCATTTACAGTAAATGTACATCTCTCATTTTCCGGAAGCAATAATTTAATTAAGCAGCCATGAAGGATGTCTGCGTTTACGTAATAATACGTATTGTAAGGAAGTTGTTTAATCGTTAACCATACTTGAAAAATAAACAGGTCTGAAAAATGAACATTCTTCTCTCCGGCGCAAACGGATACATCGGACGACGCCTGCTGACGACATTAGTCGAAAAAGGACACAGAGTGTATTGTGCGGTTCGAGATCCGGCGAGACTTCATATACCGCATTCCATTCGGGATAAAGTTGAGGTTGTCGTCTGCGACATGACTGTACGCGAAACATTCGACAACCTGCCGCAATGGATCGACGCCGCCTATTATCTCGTTCACTCCATGGCGCAATCCGACGGCCATTTTGGAGATCTGGAGAAGGTTTGCGCGGAAAACTTTGCCAACTGGGTCCGGACAAGCCATGCGCGCCAGATTATTTATCTCGGCGGTATTGCAAATGATCCGAGTTTGTCGCATCATCTGTCTTCCCGTGTCGGCGTGGAATCTATACTGCGCTCATCCGGCGTCCCGCTTACTGTGCTGCGCGCAGCCATTATTATCGGATCCGGAAGCGCTTCGTTTGAGATTATCCGCGACCTAGTTGAAAAACTACCTATCATGATCACGCCGAAATGGCTTCGTTCACGCTGTCAACCGATCGCCATCCGCGACGTGGTACGTTATCTCAACTCCGTTCTCCATCATCCGCTCGCCTATGATAAGGTGTTTGACATCGGCGGTCCGGACATTCTAAGCTACAAGGAAATGCTGATGCAGTTTGCCAAAGTTCGCGGTTATCGACGTTATATCATTACCATTCCGGTTCTGACCCCTCGCTTATCATCATACTGGCTATATTTTGTAACCGCCACGTCATTTCCCCTTGCTAAAGCGCTTGTTGACAGCATGAAAAACGAAGTCGTATGCGCCGTTGGAAATATTACTGAGCTGGACGCAACGCCCTGTATATCGTTTGATGAATCCATACGGCGCGCATTTACACGAATCGAGCAAAACGAAGTTATTTCAAGCTGGACCGATGCTCTGTCCAATTCACGATTTGAACCTGAATTTAAGGAATATATTCAGATTCCTGAATTTGGCTGCCTCTCAGATGAACGAGTAATTTCGGTTGCGAACGTTCTACAGGCCGTTGAAAATATTTGGCAGATCGGAGGAAAGCGCGGGTGGTATTACATGAATTTTTTGTGGGTAATCCGCGGCATGATTGATAAGATATTTGGCGGCGTCGGATTGCGGCGCGGTCGGCGCCATCCGTCAGAGATTCAAACGGGCGATACGCTGGATTTTTGGCGCGTCATATTGGCCGATAAAGTTTCGCGGCGCTTACTTTTGTATGCAGAAATGAAACTGCCGGGAGAGGCGTGGCTTGAGTTCCGATTTGAGGGCGAGACGCTTATTCAAAAAGCGACCTTTCGTCCGAGAGGACTATTGGGAAGATTGTATTGGTACGGAATTTATCCACTGCACGTGATGGTATTCCGGGGAATGCTGAAGCGAATTGTAACCTATCGGCCCTAACCGATACTCAAATTTTTTTACCCATTTTTATTTTTATTTTCTCTAAATGCTTTTGGTATATCGCCAGGTTAGGATCGGAAATTTTTTTTCCTTGAAGACATGCCCGTTCACAGTTTTTCAAAGCCAGCTCCATCTCGTCAAAAGCTTCATACGCATCCGCCATGCTGTCATACACATTAGCCGATTCCGGATGACTGCTGATATTAAATTGAAATACTTTGATTGCTTCCGCCGTCTGCAGGTTTCCTAAAAGCACATAACCGAGAGAGTTAATAATTCGCTCCGACGGTTCGACCTTGTAGCCGAACCGTGCCGATAATCCGGCATAATGCTGCTCCAAACCAGCGAGCCCTTTGAATGCTGCCGACAACGGATAGGACCATCCGGTGTACATCCATTCAAGCCCGTCATAAATCGATCTGTGCGGAGTAGTGCCGTGATTTTCTTTATCCATCGATTGGTATTTCCACGAAAACCCCGGAGGCGCATTCCTTTCCAATACCGTAACAAAACTGTCCATAGGGCTCTGCATCTGAATTCCTTCATTTCCCAGCGCGACATATAACATTTTTTTGAAATCACGATGCGATCTCAAAAACGACTCGGCGTGCTTGACCTCTTCCCACTTATTCCACCATAACGAAGGACTAACGGCGATGTAAGCATCGAATACGTCCGGTTTGTTTAACATGGTATGAATGGCAAAGAGGCCGCCGAACGAATGCCCGATAAGGATCTCAAATGGATCGGTCCTGTATTTTTTTTGAACAAATGGTTTCAGTTCGTCGGTAAGGAATTGCAAAAATTGATCCGAACCGCCTGCCGTAGGCTGTTGCTTGTCTGACGAATCCGGTTTAGGCGTAAGGTCACGCGTTCGATCGGTATTATGTATTCCAACAACGACCATATCCGGCATAACCCCTTGTTGCGCAAGAAAGCGTACGATACCGGTTACGTGATGAAAATGATCGGGGCCGTCCAATAGATAGACAACGGAATATTTCGTCTGAGTCAGTTTGTAATCCGGCGGGACATAAACCGTAATGCTCCTGTCTTCATTCAATACTTTCGAATGAATCTTAGCGGTCTCACCGATTACGATCTTATTGTTCTGAGCAGAAATGTTTCCGTCATTAAGAAACTGGATTATGAGCAAAACCAATAATCTTTTTACGGTTAATGTTCCGTATTTGATACTCATGGATGAAAACCCTCAACTACTATCATTTTTGTTTTCGCCGTTCGTTGTCGAATAGCCTTAGCATCGGCATATTCAGGAGAACTCCACCATTGTTTTGCGCTTTCCACGTCTGAAAACTCAAGAACGACTATCCGTCCGTGAGTCCAATCGCCTTCGAGCGTTTCCGTTGCGCCGCCTCGTACAATAAATCTTCCGCCGTATGCTGCAATGGTTGCAGGTGTAAGTTTCTTATACTCTTCATACTCTTTCGGATCGGTGATCTCAATGTCTACAATGACGTAAGCGGACATGGCTAATTCCTTTCAATGAAGATTCGGCTATACAGTGTGTAAAATTACTTTAGTAAATCCTATGACCCATATTGGGCATTCTGATAGCTTGCGAACTTGGGGGTTCTAACAAGTATTACTATTTTAATTAAATTGTTATCCTCCGGCCATCGCTCCGACAATCAGGAAAGGTTCATCACCCTTCACCACTGCATCGGGCAGGGCGGCATCGGGCGAGTTGTGGGATAAGTCTTCGCCGCAAGCAAAGAACCTGACGAACGGCCTACGCTTTAGCGTGGAATGGTCCCGGATCGTACCGCGCAACACAGGATACAACGACTCTAGCGTATCCAATATTGAACGCTGCGTGCAAGGTTCTTTGACATCGATCTCGATCTCTCGCGGAATATTCGCAAGATTACCGAGATGGTATGGGATCATTATGCGCATCATTTCAATGTTTGCACCTCCACACTCAACACGGAAGGGAGATTCTCGGCAATGGCAAACCAGGAATCTCCGGAATTAGCCGAAGCGTAAACCTGGCCGCCGGTAGTACCGAAATAAATTCCGCATTTATCCATGGAATCAACCGACATCGCATCGCGCAGAATATTGACGTAACAATTTTTTTGCGGCAGTCCTTTGGTGAGCGCCTGCCATTTATTGCCGCCCGTCTTGCTGCGATATACGCGCAGTTTCCCGTCGGGGGGGAAATGTTCGGAATCACTTTTGATCGGCACAACATAAATGGTTTCGGGCTCATGCGCGTGCACCGCAATGGGAAATCCGAAATCGGTGGGCAGATTCCCGCTAATCTCGCGCCACTCCTCTCCGGCGTTGTCCGTACGCATCACATCCCAGTGTTTCTGCATAAAAATGACGTCGGGTCTCGAGTGATGCATGGCAATATTATGTACGCAGTGCCCGACTTCCGCCGCAGGATCGGGAAGTTCATACAGCGATTTCAATCCGTTGTTGATCGGTTTCCACGTTTGTCCTCCGTCGTCGGTGCGGAAGGCGCCGGCAGCCGAGATGGCGATGAACATGCGTTTAGGATTGTTTGGATCAAGGAGGATCGTATGTAAGCCCATGCCGCCCGCGCCTGGCTGCCAAAGATGGCCTTTCGCATTGCGAAGGCCGGGCAGTTCTTCCCACGATT is part of the bacterium genome and harbors:
- a CDS encoding DUF1330 domain-containing protein → MSAYVIVDIEITDPKEYEEYKKLTPATIAAYGGRFIVRGGATETLEGDWTHGRIVVLEFSDVESAKQWWSSPEYADAKAIRQRTAKTKMIVVEGFHP
- a CDS encoding alpha/beta hydrolase; its protein translation is MSIKYGTLTVKRLLVLLIIQFLNDGNISAQNNKIVIGETAKIHSKVLNEDRSITVYVPPDYKLTQTKYSVVYLLDGPDHFHHVTGIVRFLAQQGVMPDMVVVGIHNTDRTRDLTPKPDSSDKQQPTAGGSDQFLQFLTDELKPFVQKKYRTDPFEILIGHSFGGLFAIHTMLNKPDVFDAYIAVSPSLWWNKWEEVKHAESFLRSHRDFKKMLYVALGNEGIQMQSPMDSFVTVLERNAPPGFSWKYQSMDKENHGTTPHRSIYDGLEWMYTGWSYPLSAAFKGLAGLEQHYAGLSARFGYKVEPSERIINSLGYVLLGNLQTAEAIKVFQFNISSHPESANVYDSMADAYEAFDEMELALKNCERACLQGKKISDPNLAIYQKHLEKIKIKMGKKI
- a CDS encoding MoaD/ThiS family protein encodes the protein MMRIMIPYHLGNLANIPREIEIDVKEPCTQRSILDTLESLYPVLRGTIRDHSTLKRRPFVRFFACGEDLSHNSPDAALPDAVVKGDEPFLIVGAMAGG
- a CDS encoding exo-alpha-sialidase, which codes for MKKVRVLVGTKKGAFILTSDGKRKKWNIKGPFFAGWEIYHMKGSPMNPNRIYASQTSGWFGQVIQRSDNGGKTWDAVGNEFKYDGTPGTHQWYDGTQHPWEFKRVWHLEPSFTDVDTVYAGVEDAALFRSTDGGKSWEELPGLRNAKGHLWQPGAGGMGLHTILLDPNNPKRMFIAISAAGAFRTDDGGQTWKPINNGLKSLYELPDPAAEVGHCVHNIAMHHSRPDVIFMQKHWDVMRTDNAGEEWREISGNLPTDFGFPIAVHAHEPETIYVVPIKSDSEHFPPDGKLRVYRSKTGGNKWQALTKGLPQKNCYVNILRDAMSVDSMDKCGIYFGTTGGQVYASANSGDSWFAIAENLPSVLSVEVQTLK